From one Montipora capricornis isolate CH-2021 chromosome 10, ASM3666992v2, whole genome shotgun sequence genomic stretch:
- the LOC138022136 gene encoding uncharacterized protein isoform X1: protein MMESVSTLCLIELALDLCNDWKKLGYVLGLEYRDVDRICQDYRRNGVAEQAYRMLREWQAKNGSKATYEVLGNALRGTPVERVDLAEKYCDGGFRDTSNEDWGDCSEKLKCGKVSDNELRQIAHDLGKDWMWVGRLLGLDDSFLDGIKEANDDQYECSYKMLLKWMQRNSSQATYCWLAQVLLHRAVGKRLIFEQYCVRNQLQQQNASRVHPEEQFLSLSERMGQLHLSSPRNEPSTDSLVL, encoded by the exons ATGATGGAATCAGTGTCAACGCTTTGCTTGATTGAATTAGCTCTCGATCTATGCAATGACTGGAAAAAGCTCGGTTATGTTCTAGGACTTGAATACAGAGATGTTGATCGGATCTGTCAAGATTACCGCAGAAATGGCGTCGCTGAACAGGCGTATAGAATGCTACGAGAGTGGCAAGCAAAGAATGGATCTAAAGCAACTTATGAAGTCTTAGGCAACGCTCTTAGAGGGACACCAGTGGAGCGCGTCGATTTAGCCGAAAAGTATTGTGATGGGGGATTTCGAGACACTTCAAATGAAG ACTGGGGTGATTGCTCGGAAAAACTAAAGTGTGGAAAAGTATCTGATAATGAGTTGCGCCAGATAGCACATGATCTTGGGAAAGACTGGATGTGGGTTGGTCGTCTTCTTGGCCTTGATGATTCTTTTCTTGATGGTATAAAAGAAGCTAATGACGATCAGTATGAATGTTCCTATAAAATGCTCTTGAAATGGATGCAGAGAAATTCAAGTCAAGCAACCTATTGCTGGTTGGCACAGGTACTACTCCACCGAGCAGTGGGCAAGCGTCTCATCTTTGAACAGTACTGTGTCAGAAATCAGCTGCAACAACAGAATG CTTCACGTGTCCATCCAGAGGAACAGTTCCTTTCATTAAGTGAAAGAATGGGGCAGTTACATCTCAGTTCACCTAGAAATGAACCCTCTACTGATAGCTTAGTATTGTGA
- the LOC138022136 gene encoding uncharacterized protein isoform X2 — protein MLREWQAKNGSKATYEVLGNALRGTPVERVDLAEKYCDGGFRDTSNEDWGDCSEKLKCGKVSDNELRQIAHDLGKDWMWVGRLLGLDDSFLDGIKEANDDQYECSYKMLLKWMQRNSSQATYCWLAQVLLHRAVGKRLIFEQYCVRNQLQQQNASRVHPEEQFLSLSERMGQLHLSSPRNEPSTDSLVL, from the exons ATGCTACGAGAGTGGCAAGCAAAGAATGGATCTAAAGCAACTTATGAAGTCTTAGGCAACGCTCTTAGAGGGACACCAGTGGAGCGCGTCGATTTAGCCGAAAAGTATTGTGATGGGGGATTTCGAGACACTTCAAATGAAG ACTGGGGTGATTGCTCGGAAAAACTAAAGTGTGGAAAAGTATCTGATAATGAGTTGCGCCAGATAGCACATGATCTTGGGAAAGACTGGATGTGGGTTGGTCGTCTTCTTGGCCTTGATGATTCTTTTCTTGATGGTATAAAAGAAGCTAATGACGATCAGTATGAATGTTCCTATAAAATGCTCTTGAAATGGATGCAGAGAAATTCAAGTCAAGCAACCTATTGCTGGTTGGCACAGGTACTACTCCACCGAGCAGTGGGCAAGCGTCTCATCTTTGAACAGTACTGTGTCAGAAATCAGCTGCAACAACAGAATG CTTCACGTGTCCATCCAGAGGAACAGTTCCTTTCATTAAGTGAAAGAATGGGGCAGTTACATCTCAGTTCACCTAGAAATGAACCCTCTACTGATAGCTTAGTATTGTGA